The following is a genomic window from Opitutus sp. GAS368.
CGTCCGCGCGGCGCTTGCCGGCGTCGGTGGGCATCGGGTCCTTGAGCATGCCGAGCCGGCGGCGGCCGATGCGCTGCACGACCTCGGCCAGGTGGCGGTTCACCGCCTCCAGCTGGAACGGCGTGTCGAGCGGCGCGGGGTTCGACCAGCCGGTCATCTGGTCCTGGAGCTGCGGGTCCTTGACGCCGCTGAAGAATTCGCGGAAGCCGACGATCTTGTCGCACTTGGTGATCAGCACGAAGACCGGGAAGCGGACGTCGAGCGTGCGCTGGATCACGTCCAGCTGGCGGGCGATCTTGCCGGCCTTGGACGCGATGTCCTCCATCGAGTCCTTGATCAGGCTTTCCGAGGGGATGACCAGCAGCAGGCCGTTGATGGGGCAGTTGGGCCGGGTCTTGCGCAGCAGGTTGAGGAATTCGGTCCACTCGGAGGTGGAGCCCGGGGGCGCCTCCTGGAAGAGGAGCTTGCCGGCGGTGTCGATGAGCACGGCGTAGTTGGTGAACCACCAGTGCATGTTGATGGTGCCGCCCGCGCCCTGCATCTCGTCCTGCAGCCCCGGCGGGAAGCCGACCTTGCAGCGGCGCACGGCCTCGGTCTTGCCCGAGCCCGGCTCGCCGCAGACGATATACCACGGCAGTGAGTAGAGGTCCTTGCCCACCGCCTCGAACTTCTCGATGCCGCGGGCGAAATTCTCCCGCAGGCGGTCGAGGGTGGCGAGCAACGCCGGGTCATGGATGGCGGACGGCGCCCCGGACGAGTGGGCGGCGAGCTGGCTGCTCAGGGCGCGGCTGCGCTTTTTGCCGCTCAGCTTCTGATACATCGACCAGAGCACCATGGCCCCGGCGATGACGCCGAGGCCGACGGCGGCGACCAGCACGGCCTGCTTGCCGATGATGGCCGTGACCGCGAGCACGGCGATGCCGGCCAGGGCCGCCATCACCAGCTTCATGTTTTTCGGAATCTGTGAGAATTGGTCGAGCATGGCGCCAGGTCAGGGTTGGGAGGTGGTTTTGGCGGGGTCGTGCGCGATGATCGTCTCGAGCGCCTGGTTCAGTTCCGTGGAAGCACTGCGGAAGGTGAAGATGTTGACGGCGACGACCACGAGCAGCAGGCCGGAAAGGACGATGAGCAGCGGCACGAGGCTGGCCGCCATCGGCATCGGCAGGTTGGCCAGGTTGGTGCTCTGGTAGGAGGCGGGGGTGATGAAGGCCGACTCGTCGGCGTCAACATGGGCCTTCACGCGCGGGCCGATCTCCTGCATCTTCTTCCGCAGAAACTCGGGCGAGCCGCCGGCACCGCCCGTGAAGCCCAGGCCGATGCAGATGTAGAAGATGGCCAGGCGCTCGTCGGCGGCGGGGCCCGTCTCGGCCAGC
Proteins encoded in this region:
- a CDS encoding DotU family type IV/VI secretion system protein, which codes for MSSASLITHCEPLFQAVCRLNRIGRIQRGSTIDYAQTRTEIEEQFEVLARIARGDIALGEQYRKVELPLVFFTDAMIAESALPFASKWNNNRLAFGRNERAGDEKFFQLLDETLAETGPAADERLAIFYICIGLGFTGGAGGSPEFLRKKMQEIGPRVKAHVDADESAFITPASYQSTNLANLPMPMAASLVPLLIVLSGLLLVVVAVNIFTFRSASTELNQALETIIAHDPAKTTSQP